The Bradyrhizobium sp. WBAH42 genome includes a window with the following:
- a CDS encoding extracellular solute-binding protein gives MTQMSRRHVLVLGVGGALGASLGAQPLRGARASEAAIEAHGMSAFGDLKYPADFHHFDYVNVDAPKGGTFSLIPSVRAYNQSYQTFNSLNAFILKGDGAQGMDMTFSPLMVRASDEPDAMYGLAAKSVQISPDKLVYRFMMRPEAKFHDGTRLTAHDAAFSLTTLKTKGHPLIIVQMRDMVSAEALDDATLVVTFAKGRARDVPLYVASLPIFSKAYYASRPFDESSLEIPLGSGPYRVGRFEVNRYIEFERVKDWWAADLPPCRGSYNFDVVRYEFYRDRDVAFEGFTGKSYLYREEFTSRIWATRYDFPAVKDGRVKMEVVPDDTPSGAQGWFINTRRDKFKDPRVREALINAFDFEWTNKTIMYGAYARTVSPFQNSDLMAGNAPPSPEELKLLEPFRGQVPDEVFAAPFTPPTSDGSGQDRSLLRKAQQLLTEAGVPIKDGKRVLPNGEVFKIEFLLDEPSFQPHHAPYIKNLATLGIEASVRLVDAVQHKARQEDFDFDLTIQRFSMSATPGDAMRAFFSSQVANTKGSYNLAGVASPAIDAMIEKIMAADSREELTVACRAFDRLFRAGRYWIPQWYNKTHRLAYWDQFGHPQKLPRYANGVGAPEIWWYEPAKAAKLEQAK, from the coding sequence ATGACGCAGATGTCACGCCGCCATGTGCTGGTCTTGGGTGTTGGCGGCGCCCTCGGGGCGTCGCTGGGTGCGCAGCCGTTGCGCGGCGCACGAGCATCGGAAGCGGCGATCGAGGCGCACGGCATGTCGGCGTTCGGCGATCTCAAATATCCCGCCGACTTCCATCATTTCGACTATGTCAATGTCGATGCGCCGAAAGGCGGCACGTTCTCGCTGATCCCGTCGGTGCGCGCCTACAATCAGTCCTACCAGACCTTCAACTCGCTCAACGCCTTCATCCTGAAAGGCGACGGCGCACAAGGTATGGACATGACGTTTTCGCCGCTGATGGTCCGGGCAAGTGACGAGCCTGACGCAATGTACGGGCTGGCCGCCAAATCCGTGCAAATATCGCCGGACAAGCTGGTCTATCGCTTCATGATGCGGCCGGAAGCGAAGTTCCACGACGGGACCAGGCTCACGGCCCACGATGCAGCTTTTTCGCTGACGACGCTGAAGACCAAGGGGCATCCGCTGATCATCGTGCAGATGCGCGACATGGTCAGCGCGGAAGCCCTCGACGATGCGACGCTCGTGGTCACCTTTGCCAAGGGGCGTGCGCGCGACGTGCCGCTCTATGTCGCCAGCCTGCCGATCTTCTCGAAGGCGTACTACGCGTCCCGCCCGTTCGATGAATCGTCGCTGGAGATTCCGCTCGGCTCGGGCCCGTACAGGGTCGGCAGGTTCGAGGTCAATCGCTACATCGAGTTCGAGCGCGTGAAGGACTGGTGGGCCGCTGATCTCCCGCCCTGCCGCGGCAGCTACAACTTCGATGTCGTCCGCTACGAATTCTACCGCGACCGCGACGTCGCCTTCGAGGGCTTTACCGGCAAGAGCTATCTCTACCGCGAGGAGTTCACTTCGCGCATCTGGGCGACGCGCTATGACTTCCCCGCGGTCAAGGACGGCCGTGTCAAGATGGAGGTCGTGCCCGACGATACGCCCTCCGGTGCGCAAGGTTGGTTCATCAATACGCGGCGCGACAAATTCAAAGACCCCCGCGTGCGCGAGGCGCTGATCAACGCTTTCGATTTCGAATGGACCAACAAGACCATCATGTACGGCGCTTATGCCCGTACGGTGTCGCCGTTCCAGAACTCGGACCTCATGGCGGGCAATGCGCCGCCTTCGCCGGAAGAGCTGAAGCTGCTGGAGCCGTTTCGCGGCCAGGTTCCCGACGAGGTGTTTGCGGCGCCGTTCACGCCGCCGACCTCTGACGGCTCCGGTCAGGATCGCAGCCTTCTCCGCAAGGCGCAGCAATTGCTGACCGAGGCCGGCGTGCCCATCAAGGACGGCAAGCGGGTACTGCCGAACGGCGAGGTATTCAAGATCGAGTTCCTGCTGGATGAGCCCTCGTTCCAGCCGCACCACGCGCCTTACATCAAGAATCTCGCGACGCTCGGCATCGAAGCGAGCGTGCGCCTCGTCGATGCCGTACAGCACAAAGCCCGGCAGGAAGATTTTGATTTCGACCTGACGATCCAGCGCTTCAGCATGTCGGCGACACCAGGCGATGCCATGCGCGCATTCTTTTCCTCGCAGGTCGCAAACACCAAGGGCTCGTACAATCTCGCCGGCGTCGCCAGTCCGGCGATCGATGCCATGATCGAGAAGATCATGGCGGCCGACAGCCGCGAAGAGCTGACCGTCGCTTGCCGCGCGTTCGATCGCCTGTTCCGCGCCGGTCGCTATTGGATACCGCAATGGTACAACAAGACGCACCGGCTGGCCTATTGGGATCAGTTCGGCCATCCGCAGAAGCTGCCGCGCTATGCCAATGGCGTCGGCGCGCCGGAGATCTGGTGGTATGAGCCCGCCAAGGCGGCCAAGCTCGAGCAGGCAAAATAG
- a CDS encoding microcin C ABC transporter permease YejB, whose product MSAYIARRILLMIPTLLGILFVSFVVVQFAPGGPVERVIAQLSGADTGGTSRISGGSDFAQRAPGQVGAGGDAINSKYRGAQGLDPDFIKKLEVQFGFDKPAPERFLLMVWNFARFDFGKSYFRDVSVLQLIKEKLPVSISLGLWLTLVTYLISIPLGIRKAVNDGARFDTWTSTVLVLGYAIPGFLFAILLIILFAGGSFFNWFPLRGLTSDGWSQFPWYWKIIDYFWHLTLPLIAMGLGAFTTMTFLTKNSFLDEIRKQYVMTARAKGCSENRVLYGHVFRNAMLIVIAGFPGTFIHAFFSGSLLIETIFSLDGLGLLSFESVLNRDYPVVFGTLYIFSLVGLVINLISDLTYMWIDPRIDFEAREV is encoded by the coding sequence ATGAGCGCCTATATCGCCCGCCGCATCCTGCTGATGATTCCGACGCTGCTCGGAATCCTCTTCGTGTCCTTTGTCGTCGTGCAGTTCGCGCCGGGCGGCCCGGTCGAGCGCGTAATCGCGCAGCTCTCGGGTGCCGATACCGGCGGGACCTCGCGTATTTCCGGCGGCAGCGATTTTGCGCAGCGCGCGCCGGGACAGGTCGGTGCTGGCGGCGATGCCATCAACTCGAAATATCGCGGCGCGCAGGGCCTCGACCCTGATTTCATCAAGAAGCTGGAGGTGCAGTTCGGCTTCGACAAGCCCGCGCCGGAACGCTTCCTGCTGATGGTGTGGAACTTCGCCCGCTTCGATTTCGGCAAGAGCTATTTTCGCGACGTCAGCGTGCTCCAGCTCATCAAGGAGAAGCTGCCCGTCTCGATCTCGCTTGGCCTCTGGCTGACGCTTGTGACGTATCTGATCTCGATCCCGCTCGGCATTCGCAAGGCCGTGAACGACGGGGCGCGCTTCGACACCTGGACCTCGACGGTACTCGTGCTCGGCTACGCCATCCCCGGTTTTCTGTTCGCCATCCTCCTCATCATCCTGTTTGCCGGCGGCTCCTTCTTCAACTGGTTCCCGTTGCGCGGACTCACCTCGGACGGCTGGTCGCAGTTTCCCTGGTATTGGAAGATCATCGATTATTTCTGGCATCTGACGCTGCCGCTGATCGCCATGGGGCTGGGTGCCTTCACCACCATGACGTTCCTGACCAAGAACTCGTTCCTGGACGAGATTCGCAAGCAATACGTCATGACCGCCCGCGCCAAGGGCTGCAGCGAGAACCGGGTGCTCTACGGCCACGTCTTCCGCAACGCGATGCTGATCGTGATCGCCGGCTTCCCCGGCACTTTCATCCACGCCTTCTTTTCCGGCTCGCTGCTGATCGAGACCATCTTCTCGCTGGACGGGCTCGGGCTGCTCAGCTTCGAGAGCGTGCTCAACCGCGACTACCCCGTGGTGTTCGGCACGCTCTACATCTTTTCGCTGGTCGGCCTCGTCATCAACCTGATCTCCGACCTGACCTATATGTGGATCGACCCCCGGATCGATTTCGAAGCGCGGGAGGTCTGA
- a CDS encoding ABC transporter permease, whose amino-acid sequence MTITAPTPIETTAKSPLGDVVPITRKPFAPSPLNRRRWQNFKANRRGYWSFWIFIGLFVISLFAELIANDRPFLIKFDGRLYWPAFVTYSETTFGGDFETAADYRDPYLQKLIKEKGGSIVWPLIRYSYDTHNLDLPTPAPSPPTWMLTEKQCKPVVEKKGLKSCRDLEYNWLGTDDQGRDVVARLIYGFRISVLFGLCLTIVSSVIGIAAGAVQGYFGGWVDLIFQRFIEIWTAIPSLYLLLILSSVLVPGFFVLLGILLLFSWVSLVGLVRAEFLRGRNFEYIQAARALGVSNPVIMFRHLLPNAMVATMTFLPFIVSSSVMTLTALDFLGFGLPPGSPSLGELLSQAKANVQAPWLGFSGFFSVAIMLSLLIFIGEAVRDAFDPRKTFR is encoded by the coding sequence ATGACGATCACCGCGCCGACGCCGATCGAGACCACAGCGAAGTCGCCGCTCGGCGATGTCGTTCCGATCACGCGCAAGCCGTTCGCTCCGTCGCCGCTCAACCGGCGGCGCTGGCAGAACTTCAAGGCGAACCGCCGCGGCTACTGGTCCTTCTGGATCTTCATCGGCCTGTTCGTGATTTCGCTGTTCGCCGAGCTGATTGCCAATGATCGGCCCTTCCTGATCAAGTTCGATGGCCGTCTCTATTGGCCGGCCTTCGTCACCTATTCGGAGACGACGTTCGGCGGCGATTTCGAGACGGCGGCCGATTATCGCGACCCGTACTTGCAGAAGCTGATCAAGGAAAAGGGCGGCAGCATCGTCTGGCCGCTGATCCGCTACTCCTACGACACCCATAATCTCGATTTGCCGACGCCGGCGCCGTCGCCGCCGACCTGGATGCTGACGGAGAAGCAGTGCAAGCCGGTGGTCGAGAAGAAGGGGCTGAAGAGCTGCCGCGATCTCGAATACAACTGGCTCGGGACCGACGATCAGGGTCGCGACGTGGTGGCGCGGCTGATCTACGGCTTCCGCATCTCCGTGCTGTTCGGCCTTTGTCTCACCATCGTCTCGTCCGTCATCGGCATCGCGGCGGGCGCGGTGCAGGGCTATTTCGGCGGGTGGGTCGATCTGATCTTCCAGCGCTTCATCGAGATCTGGACCGCGATTCCATCGCTCTATCTACTCCTGATCCTGTCCTCGGTGCTCGTACCCGGCTTCTTCGTGCTGCTCGGCATCCTGCTGCTGTTCTCCTGGGTCTCGCTGGTCGGTCTCGTGCGAGCCGAGTTCCTGCGCGGGCGCAATTTCGAATACATCCAGGCGGCGCGGGCGCTCGGCGTCTCCAATCCCGTGATCATGTTCCGTCACCTGCTGCCGAACGCGATGGTCGCGACCATGACGTTCCTGCCGTTCATCGTGTCGAGCTCGGTGATGACGCTGACGGCGCTCGATTTCCTCGGCTTTGGCCTGCCACCGGGGTCGCCTTCCCTTGGCGAGCTGCTGTCGCAGGCCAAGGCCAATGTGCAGGCGCCGTGGCTCGGCTTCTCCGGCTTCTTCTCGGTCGCGATCATGCTGTCGCTCCTGATCTTCATCGGCGAAGCCGTGCGCGACGCCTTCGATCCGCGCAAGACGTTCAGGTAA
- a CDS encoding ABC transporter ATP-binding protein yields the protein MDAINQPLLSVRDLSVAFHQGGATTLAVDKVSFQIKRGECVALVGESGSGKSVSALSILKLLPYPNASHPSGSIRFKGQELIDQSEQQMRELRGSDISIIFQEPMTSLNPLHTIEAQIGEIIQLHNPTSNAQARKRTLELLTQVGIPDPETRLNSYPHQLSGGQRQRVMIAMALANEPDLLIADEPTTALDVTVQAQILALLAEIRSRLGMSLLFITHDLGIVRRIADTVCVMKGGAIVEQGPVEQVFKSPKHPYTRDLLAAEPKPDPAPPQPDAPVVMSANDLKVWFPIKRGLMRKTVGHIKAVDGVSVAVRKGETLGVVGESGSGKTTLGLALLRLISSNGRIVFLGKDIQGLRFQEMRPFRRDMQIVFQDPFGSLSPRMSVADIIAEGLSVHQPKLSREEREARVVKALEDVGLNPETRFRYPHEFSGGQRQRISIARAIVLEPDFVVLDEPTSALDMLFQAQMVDLLRELQRKRELTYMFISHDLRVVASLASHLIVMRGGKVVEEGQAAELFRNPKTDYTRALFAAAFRLETAGNGAVAT from the coding sequence ATGGACGCGATCAACCAGCCTCTGCTCAGCGTGCGCGATCTTTCGGTGGCCTTCCACCAGGGGGGCGCCACCACGCTCGCGGTCGATAAGGTCTCGTTCCAGATCAAGCGCGGCGAATGCGTCGCGCTGGTCGGCGAATCCGGTTCCGGCAAGTCGGTCAGCGCGCTCTCGATCCTGAAGCTGCTGCCCTATCCGAACGCCTCCCACCCCTCCGGCAGCATCCGCTTCAAGGGGCAGGAGCTGATCGACCAATCCGAGCAGCAGATGCGCGAGCTCAGGGGCAGCGACATCTCCATCATCTTCCAGGAGCCGATGACCTCGCTCAATCCGCTGCACACGATCGAGGCGCAGATCGGCGAGATCATCCAGCTGCACAATCCGACCAGCAATGCGCAGGCGCGCAAGCGGACGCTGGAGCTGCTGACCCAGGTCGGTATTCCCGATCCGGAGACCCGGCTGAACAGCTATCCGCACCAGCTCTCCGGCGGCCAGCGCCAGCGCGTGATGATCGCGATGGCGCTCGCCAACGAGCCGGACCTTCTGATCGCGGACGAGCCGACCACCGCGCTCGACGTTACCGTGCAGGCGCAGATCCTGGCGCTGCTCGCCGAGATCCGCTCGCGGCTGGGCATGAGCCTGTTGTTCATCACCCACGATCTCGGCATCGTGCGCCGCATCGCCGACACCGTCTGCGTCATGAAGGGCGGCGCGATCGTCGAGCAGGGGCCGGTCGAGCAGGTCTTCAAGAGCCCGAAACATCCCTATACGCGCGACCTGCTCGCGGCCGAGCCCAAGCCCGATCCGGCGCCGCCGCAGCCGGATGCGCCGGTGGTGATGTCGGCCAATGATCTCAAAGTCTGGTTCCCGATCAAGCGCGGCCTGATGCGCAAGACGGTCGGCCACATCAAGGCGGTCGACGGCGTCAGTGTCGCCGTACGCAAGGGCGAGACGCTCGGCGTGGTCGGCGAATCCGGCTCGGGCAAGACCACGCTGGGGCTTGCGCTGCTGCGGCTGATCTCCTCGAACGGGCGCATCGTGTTCTTAGGGAAAGACATCCAGGGCCTGCGTTTCCAGGAGATGCGTCCCTTCCGGCGCGACATGCAGATCGTGTTCCAGGATCCGTTCGGCTCGCTCTCACCGCGTATGTCGGTCGCCGACATCATCGCCGAAGGCCTGTCCGTGCATCAGCCGAAGCTCTCGCGCGAAGAACGCGAGGCGCGCGTCGTCAAGGCGCTCGAGGATGTCGGGCTCAATCCGGAGACGCGCTTCCGCTATCCGCATGAATTCTCCGGCGGCCAGCGTCAGCGCATCTCGATCGCGCGCGCGATCGTGCTGGAGCCGGATTTTGTCGTGCTCGACGAGCCGACCAGCGCACTCGACATGCTGTTCCAGGCGCAGATGGTCGACCTGTTGCGCGAGCTCCAGCGCAAGCGCGAGCTCACCTACATGTTCATCTCGCACGATTTGCGCGTCGTCGCCTCGCTCGCCAGCCACCTCATCGTGATGCGCGGCGGCAAGGTGGTCGAGGAAGGCCAGGCCGCCGAGCTGTTCAGGAATCCGAAGACGGACTACACCCGCGCGCTGTTCGCGGCCGCGTTCCGGCTGGAAACGGCCGGGAATGGGGCGGTGGCGACGTAG
- a CDS encoding C40 family peptidase — protein sequence MHDPRLTPARGDLAAKYLEGKVQADRYVAGEEFEVVEAIAPLREQPSSNAMLRTEALRGERVTVYDRNGEGWAWGQLNGDGYVGWLPDAALAKPSAAATHLVSALRTFAFPGPSIKLPPADTLVMGSKLAVARQDGGFAVTHDGRYLPRSHLAPLDHREADFVAVAERFLGTPYLWGGKSSFGIDCSGLVQVSLASTGIGCPRDSDMQLAGLGRALEPHEWSSLQRGDLIFWKGHVAIVRDAATMVHANAHHMATVIEPIEPAIARIKAAGSEVVAIKRL from the coding sequence ATGCATGACCCGCGGCTGACACCGGCGCGCGGCGACCTCGCCGCCAAATATCTCGAAGGCAAGGTGCAGGCGGATCGCTACGTCGCCGGCGAGGAATTCGAGGTGGTCGAAGCGATCGCGCCGTTGCGCGAGCAGCCGTCCTCGAACGCGATGCTGAGGACGGAGGCCCTGCGCGGCGAACGTGTCACGGTCTACGACCGCAACGGCGAGGGTTGGGCGTGGGGCCAGCTCAATGGCGATGGCTATGTCGGCTGGCTGCCGGATGCTGCGCTCGCAAAGCCGTCGGCCGCCGCAACTCACTTGGTCAGCGCGCTGCGGACGTTTGCGTTCCCCGGACCCTCGATCAAGCTCCCGCCGGCCGACACGCTCGTGATGGGATCGAAGCTCGCCGTGGCGCGCCAGGACGGCGGCTTCGCCGTGACGCACGACGGCAGGTATCTGCCGAGATCGCATCTCGCTCCGCTCGATCATCGCGAAGCGGATTTCGTCGCGGTCGCCGAGCGCTTCCTTGGCACGCCCTATCTCTGGGGCGGCAAGAGCAGCTTTGGCATCGATTGCTCCGGCCTCGTCCAGGTCTCGCTGGCATCGACCGGGATCGGCTGCCCGCGCGACAGCGACATGCAGCTCGCCGGTCTCGGCCGTGCGCTGGAGCCGCATGAATGGAGCAGCTTGCAGCGCGGCGATCTGATCTTCTGGAAAGGTCATGTCGCGATCGTGCGCGATGCCGCCACCATGGTTCACGCCAATGCGCATCACATGGCAACGGTAATCGAGCCGATCGAGCCGGCGATCGCGCGGATCAAGGCGGCCGGCAGCGAGGTCGTTGCGATCAAGCGGCTGTAG
- a CDS encoding M17 family metallopeptidase, whose translation MPSVFETSSTATPITFVTKSSWDQVAETLPPAQRQFARASAFAAKPGGYLALPATDGAIAQVLFGLEEESARSRDLFRPGALPGLLPPGTYRFANAPHDARLAALAFALGCYRFARYRKADRPEVRLVPPDGVDAAEIERIADAAMLARDLINTPSNDMGPDELAAEAQALAAEFGASFACTIGEELAKSFPLIHAVGMASSRAPRLIDIVWGDPDHPKVTLVGKGVCFDTGGLDLKPSSGMLIMKKDMGGAANVLALARMVMDAKLKVRLRVLIPAVENAVAGNAFRPLDIFTSRKGITVEIGNTDAEGRLVLADALALADEETPDLLIDLGTLTGAARVALGPDLPPFYTNDETLASDVARCAVKENDPLWRMPLWPHYDAWLDSKTATITNAPSGGFAGSITCALFLQRFVERAKSWLHVDIFGWTPSAKPARPEGGECQAARAIYALLSERYA comes from the coding sequence ATGCCTTCTGTCTTCGAGACGTCATCCACCGCCACCCCGATCACCTTCGTCACCAAATCGAGCTGGGATCAGGTCGCCGAGACGCTGCCGCCGGCGCAACGCCAGTTCGCGCGCGCCAGCGCCTTTGCCGCAAAGCCGGGCGGCTATCTTGCCCTGCCCGCGACCGACGGCGCCATTGCACAGGTGCTGTTCGGGCTCGAGGAGGAGAGCGCAAGATCGCGCGACCTGTTTCGGCCCGGCGCCCTGCCCGGCCTTTTGCCGCCGGGCACCTATCGGTTTGCCAATGCACCGCACGACGCACGGCTCGCGGCGCTCGCGTTCGCGCTGGGATGCTATCGCTTCGCCCGCTACCGTAAGGCTGATCGCCCCGAGGTCCGGCTGGTGCCGCCTGACGGTGTCGATGCGGCCGAGATCGAGCGGATTGCCGATGCCGCAATGCTCGCGCGCGACCTCATCAACACGCCCTCCAACGACATGGGCCCGGACGAGCTCGCCGCAGAGGCGCAAGCGCTCGCCGCCGAGTTCGGCGCGAGCTTCGCCTGCACCATCGGCGAAGAGCTGGCGAAGAGCTTTCCGCTGATCCACGCCGTCGGCATGGCCTCCAGCCGCGCGCCGCGGCTGATCGACATCGTCTGGGGCGATCCTGATCATCCCAAGGTGACGCTGGTCGGCAAAGGCGTGTGCTTCGACACCGGCGGCCTGGACCTGAAGCCGTCGAGCGGCATGCTGATCATGAAGAAGGACATGGGCGGCGCCGCCAACGTGCTGGCGCTGGCGCGCATGGTGATGGATGCGAAGCTGAAGGTGCGGCTGCGCGTGCTGATCCCGGCGGTCGAGAACGCCGTCGCCGGCAATGCCTTCCGCCCGCTCGATATCTTCACCTCGCGCAAGGGGATCACGGTCGAGATCGGAAACACCGACGCCGAAGGCCGCCTCGTGCTCGCCGACGCGCTGGCGCTGGCCGACGAGGAGACGCCCGATCTGCTGATCGACCTGGGTACGCTGACCGGCGCGGCCCGCGTCGCGCTGGGACCGGATCTGCCGCCCTTCTACACCAATGATGAGACGCTGGCCTCCGACGTCGCGCGCTGCGCGGTGAAGGAGAACGATCCGTTGTGGCGCATGCCGCTGTGGCCGCATTACGATGCCTGGCTGGACTCCAAGACCGCCACCATCACCAATGCACCATCGGGCGGTTTTGCCGGCTCGATCACCTGCGCCCTGTTCCTGCAACGCTTCGTCGAGCGCGCCAAGAGCTGGCTGCATGTCGATATCTTTGGCTGGACGCCGTCGGCGAAGCCGGCACGGCCCGAAGGCGGCGAGTGCCAGGCCGCGCGCGCCATCTACGCACTGCTGAGCGAGCGCTATGCATGA
- a CDS encoding metallophosphoesterase, whose product MDRSFVVAQISDLHLDGSGRLLPAIETLRAAICEKMAAVANVPDRILLITGDLVDDPTPRALDEALAVIASFRQTGLFTDIQAVAGNHDVKRPSQRAGRHDAYDYLHLPRTAKSVYYRQAGLDLVLLDSNRASLMALASGKIGESAYKAMVADSARLSAELAGSIGSSGRTDYAEPVDNLVRVLALHHHPLPQATGEGKRFLGVPDEPLMYLAAPATFLEAATSLNVDLVLHGHRHVEGLTRYSIPDPRATSSDSGEAFWRTIYVLSCPSSTGQAGDDAGFNLVHFGPASHAGRTEHRFAITRYSRLRNDAAFRPLDSNLPGGVIRLPAGRDFSRDPALQSAIAAASSGALTRDQVAAIVRRLFVRGSFYDEAEPNWANALYAYVVSAHAWAELARKAARSGPGFDVDVLAAVRTLLGRLIEQSADVLGIDRAQLDELYGRGLINRHDFLRQVPRLPREGIDVRRRARQRLQLLRELDQQVKALGLDLGLGGGAPPQQPPAREEHVG is encoded by the coding sequence ATGGATAGATCGTTCGTTGTTGCGCAGATTTCCGACCTGCATCTGGACGGGTCGGGCCGGCTGCTTCCGGCCATCGAGACGCTCAGGGCCGCGATTTGCGAGAAGATGGCGGCTGTCGCGAATGTTCCCGATCGCATCCTGCTGATCACGGGCGACCTGGTGGACGATCCGACGCCGCGCGCACTCGACGAGGCGCTCGCCGTCATCGCATCCTTCCGGCAGACCGGGCTGTTCACCGACATCCAGGCCGTAGCCGGCAATCACGACGTCAAGCGGCCGAGCCAGCGTGCGGGCCGTCACGACGCCTACGATTACCTGCACCTGCCGCGGACCGCGAAGAGCGTCTATTACCGTCAGGCCGGCCTCGACCTGGTGCTGCTCGATTCCAATCGCGCAAGCCTTATGGCGCTCGCGAGCGGCAAGATCGGCGAGAGCGCCTACAAGGCGATGGTCGCCGATTCCGCCCGGCTGAGCGCCGAGCTCGCGGGGAGCATCGGTTCTTCCGGGCGCACCGACTATGCCGAGCCCGTGGACAACCTGGTCCGCGTGCTGGCCCTGCACCATCATCCGCTGCCGCAGGCGACCGGCGAAGGAAAGCGCTTTCTCGGCGTGCCCGACGAGCCGCTGATGTATCTCGCCGCACCCGCGACCTTCCTCGAGGCTGCCACCTCGCTCAACGTCGATCTGGTTCTGCACGGTCATCGCCATGTCGAGGGGCTGACCCGTTATTCCATCCCCGATCCGCGTGCGACGTCGAGCGACAGCGGTGAGGCGTTCTGGCGCACGATCTACGTGCTCTCCTGTCCGTCCTCGACCGGGCAGGCCGGCGACGATGCCGGCTTCAACCTCGTCCATTTCGGCCCCGCGTCCCATGCCGGCCGCACGGAGCACCGCTTCGCGATCACCCGCTATTCGAGGCTCCGCAACGATGCGGCCTTCAGGCCACTCGATTCCAACCTGCCGGGCGGGGTCATCAGGCTGCCCGCGGGACGCGACTTTTCCCGTGATCCGGCCCTCCAGTCGGCGATCGCGGCCGCCTCATCCGGCGCGCTGACACGCGACCAGGTCGCGGCGATCGTCCGCCGGCTGTTCGTGCGTGGCAGCTTCTACGATGAGGCGGAGCCGAACTGGGCGAATGCGCTCTACGCCTACGTCGTCTCGGCCCATGCCTGGGCGGAGCTCGCGCGCAAGGCCGCGAGATCCGGGCCGGGATTCGATGTCGACGTGCTCGCCGCGGTGAGAACGCTGCTCGGTCGATTGATCGAGCAATCCGCCGACGTGCTCGGCATCGATCGCGCTCAGCTCGATGAGCTCTACGGGAGAGGCCTGATCAACCGTCACGACTTCCTGCGCCAGGTGCCGCGGCTGCCTCGCGAGGGGATCGACGTTCGACGGCGGGCGCGGCAGAGACTGCAATTGCTGCGGGAGCTGGACCAGCAGGTGAAGGCGCTCGGCCTCGATCTCGGCCTCGGCGGAGGCGCGCCTCCGCAACAACCGCCGGCGCGAGAGGAGCACGTTGGATAG
- a CDS encoding tetratricopeptide repeat protein, whose translation MRQRIRLTRLLASTSLVATVAMGLGGCTAMSKLSEVTGSVGPRADAASADRAPTDPARAVEAYGERYRANPRDADAALAYGQALRANGQRAQAAAVLEQATIANPGNKALLAQYGRALADNGNFQQAFDVLSKAHSPDNPDWRLLSVQGTALDQMGRHEEARSYYASALKIAPGDPGVLSNLGLSYMLSKELPKAEEALRQAHASPRAGARVRQNLGLVVGLQGRFAEAEAIVKADLPPDQAAANVAYLKEMLSRSDAPRGAPKRTPIASLSQPD comes from the coding sequence ATGCGTCAACGGATCAGGCTTACCCGGCTACTTGCTTCCACGTCGCTGGTCGCGACGGTTGCGATGGGCCTCGGCGGCTGCACGGCCATGTCGAAGCTCTCCGAGGTGACGGGCTCGGTCGGCCCCCGGGCGGATGCGGCCTCCGCCGATCGCGCGCCGACCGATCCGGCGCGTGCGGTCGAAGCCTATGGCGAGCGCTACCGCGCCAATCCCCGGGATGCCGACGCCGCACTCGCCTATGGCCAGGCCTTGCGCGCCAACGGCCAACGCGCCCAGGCGGCCGCCGTGCTCGAGCAGGCGACCATCGCCAACCCCGGCAACAAGGCGCTGCTCGCTCAATACGGCCGCGCCCTCGCCGACAACGGCAATTTCCAGCAGGCCTTCGATGTGCTGTCGAAGGCGCATTCGCCCGACAATCCGGACTGGCGCCTGCTCTCTGTGCAGGGCACCGCGCTGGACCAGATGGGCCGTCATGAGGAGGCGCGATCCTATTACGCGAGCGCGCTGAAGATCGCACCGGGTGATCCCGGCGTGCTCTCAAACCTCGGCCTGTCCTACATGCTGTCGAAAGAGCTGCCGAAGGCGGAAGAGGCGCTACGGCAGGCCCATGCCTCGCCGCGTGCCGGCGCCCGGGTGCGGCAGAACCTCGGCTTGGTCGTCGGTCTGCAGGGCCGCTTCGCGGAAGCGGAGGCCATCGTCAAGGCGGACCTGCCGCCGGACCAGGCTGCGGCCAATGTCGCCTATCTCAAGGAAATGCTGAGCCGCAGCGACGCCCCGCGCGGCGCGCCGAAGCGGACGCCGATCGCTTCGCTGAGCCAGCCCGACTGA